A window from Cryptomeria japonica chromosome 1, Sugi_1.0, whole genome shotgun sequence encodes these proteins:
- the LOC131073500 gene encoding UPF0496 protein At3g49070: MCLDFTNSSLPTNEERSAQEEWRLSHNYKIVLKTKSFDKFCQAVQTALCHQFNSRTAQSQNILLEDLLSPNEEIINASLIHLINKPELHKLVSCYFSNTLNSFHVCALLLESTHRARVSYMAFQNVLEQENPFMQGAHFKGICEFFEGLHQEFQPRRQTLAKRLKWLSFAHKFFPELVKENSQMDAAAKGTYILLNQLETTRMLVARLYDEVEHNKDVIKIWKARKDEIYPLQQIIKLLGKNDRNYRSRLDEIEEQGCLCLMEINRVRALLLQHIKN; this comes from the exons ATGTGCTTAGATTTCACCAATTCCAGTCTGCCCACAAATGAAG AGAGGAGTGCACAGGAGGAATGGAGGCTGAGCCATAACTATAAGATTGTCCTCAAAACAAAATCATTTGATAAATTCTGTCAGGCCGTCCAAACAGCTCTTTGCCACCAATTCAACAGCAGAACTGCTCAATCCCAAAACATCTTGTTGGAAGACCTGCTTTCACCGAATGAAGAAATTATAAATGCATCCCtaattcatctcatcaacaaaccaGAGCTCCATAAATTAGTGTCCTGTTATTTCTCCAATACCCTAAATTCTTTCCATGTGTGTGCCCTGCTTCTCGAGAGCACACACAGAGCCCGAGTGAGTTACATGGCCTTTCAAAATGTTTTAGAGCAGGAGAATCCCTTTATGCAAGGTGCCCATTTTAAGGGCATCTGTGAATTTTTTGAGGGTTTGCATCAGGAGTTTCAGCCGAGGCGTCAAACCCTAGCTAAAAGACTCAAATGGCTTTCCTTTGCACATAAATTTTTTCCTGAATTAGTGAAGGAGAATTCTCAAATGGATGCGGCTGCAAAGGGTACTTACATTTTACTGAACCAGTTGGAAACGACCAGAATGTTAGTCGCCCGGCTGTATGATGAAGTGGAGCACAATAAAGATGTAATAAAGATCTGGAAAGCAAGAAAGGATGAAATTTATCCTCTTCAGCAAATAATCAAGCTTTTGGGAAAAAATGACAGGAATTACAGGAGCAGACTAGATGAAATTGAAGAGCAGGGTTGCCTTTGTTTGATGGAGATCAACAGAGTGAGAGCTCTTCTTCTTCAGCACATAAAAAATTAA